The proteins below are encoded in one region of Diceros bicornis minor isolate mBicDic1 chromosome 14, mDicBic1.mat.cur, whole genome shotgun sequence:
- the LOC131413871 gene encoding class I histocompatibility antigen, Gogo-OKO alpha chain-like isoform X5, whose amino-acid sequence MRVTASQTLLLLLSGALALKAGFHSLRYFHTAVSRPGRGEPLHIAVGYVDDTQFVRFDSDAASPREEPRAPWMEQEGPEYWERNTQIYKDTAQTFRVDLNTLRGFYNQSEAGSHTLQWMYGCDVGSGGRLLRGYSQEAYDGKDYISLNEDLRSWTAADAAAQITLRKWEADGVAEDYRNYLEGTCVESLLSYVEKGKEILQRTDAPETYVTNHPISDLEVTLRCWALGFYPAEITLTWQRDGEDLTQDTEFVETRPAGDGTFQKWAAVVVPSGEEQRYTCHVQHEGLPEPLTLRWGEKGGSYTHAASNNSALGSDVSLTAA is encoded by the exons ATGCGGGTCACGGCGTCCCAAACTCTCCTCCTGCTGCTCTCGGGGGCCCTGGCCCTGAAGGCGG gctTCCACTCCCTGAGGTATTTCCACACCGCCGTGTCCCGGCCCGGCCGCGGGGAGCCCCTGCACATCGCCGTCGGCTACGTGGACGACACGCAGTTCGTGCGGTTCGACAGCGACGCCGCGAGTCCGAGGGAGGAGCCGcgggcgccgtggatggagcaggAGGGGCCGGAGTATTGGGAGCGGAACACGCAGATCTACAAGGACACCGCACAGACTTTCCGAGTGGACCTGAACACCCTGCGCGGCTTCTACAACCAGAGCGAGGCCG GGTCTCACACCCTCCAGTGGATGTACGGCTGCGACGTGGGGTCGGGCGGGCGCCTCCTCCGCGGATACAGTCAGGAAGCCTACGATGGCAAAGATTACATCTCCCTGAACGAGGACCTGCGCTCCTGGACCGCGGCGGACGCAGCGGCTCAGATCACCCTGCGCAAGTGGGAGGCTGACGGTGTGGCGGAGGACTACAGGAACTATCTGGAGGGCACCTGCGTGGAGTCGCTCCTCAGCTAcgtggagaaagggaaggagatcCTGCAGCGCACGG ACGCCCCAGAGACATATGTGACCAACCACCCCATCTCTGACCTTGAGGTCACCCTGAGGTGCTGGGCTTTGGGTTTCTACCCTGCGGAGATCACTCTGACCTGGCAGCGGGACGGGGAGGACCTGACCCAGGACACCGAGTTTGTGGAGACCAGGCCTGCAGGGGACGGGACCTTCCAGAAGTGGGCGGCTGTGGTGGTGCCTTCTGGAGAGGAGCAGAGATACACCTGCCATGTGCAGCATGAGGGGCTGCCTGAGCCCCTCACACTGAGATGGG GTGAAAAAGGAGGGAGCTACACTCACGCTGCAA GCAACAACAGTGCACTGGGTTCTGATGTGTCTCTCACAGCAG CCTGA
- the LOC131413871 gene encoding class I histocompatibility antigen, Gogo-OKO alpha chain-like isoform X6 has translation MRVTASQTLLLLLSGALALKAGFHSLRYFHTAVSRPGRGEPLHIAVGYVDDTQFVRFDSDAASPREEPRAPWMEQEGPEYWERNTQIYKDTAQTFRVDLNTLRGFYNQSEAGSHTLQWMYGCDVGSGGRLLRGYSQEAYDGKDYISLNEDLRSWTAADAAAQITLRKWEADGVAEDYRNYLEGTCVESLLSYVEKGKEILQRTDAPETYVTNHPISDLEVTLRCWALGFYPAEITLTWQRDGEDLTQDTEFVETRPAGDGTFQKWAAVVVPSGEEQRYTCHVQHEGLPEPLTLRWGEKGGSYTHAAT, from the exons ATGCGGGTCACGGCGTCCCAAACTCTCCTCCTGCTGCTCTCGGGGGCCCTGGCCCTGAAGGCGG gctTCCACTCCCTGAGGTATTTCCACACCGCCGTGTCCCGGCCCGGCCGCGGGGAGCCCCTGCACATCGCCGTCGGCTACGTGGACGACACGCAGTTCGTGCGGTTCGACAGCGACGCCGCGAGTCCGAGGGAGGAGCCGcgggcgccgtggatggagcaggAGGGGCCGGAGTATTGGGAGCGGAACACGCAGATCTACAAGGACACCGCACAGACTTTCCGAGTGGACCTGAACACCCTGCGCGGCTTCTACAACCAGAGCGAGGCCG GGTCTCACACCCTCCAGTGGATGTACGGCTGCGACGTGGGGTCGGGCGGGCGCCTCCTCCGCGGATACAGTCAGGAAGCCTACGATGGCAAAGATTACATCTCCCTGAACGAGGACCTGCGCTCCTGGACCGCGGCGGACGCAGCGGCTCAGATCACCCTGCGCAAGTGGGAGGCTGACGGTGTGGCGGAGGACTACAGGAACTATCTGGAGGGCACCTGCGTGGAGTCGCTCCTCAGCTAcgtggagaaagggaaggagatcCTGCAGCGCACGG ACGCCCCAGAGACATATGTGACCAACCACCCCATCTCTGACCTTGAGGTCACCCTGAGGTGCTGGGCTTTGGGTTTCTACCCTGCGGAGATCACTCTGACCTGGCAGCGGGACGGGGAGGACCTGACCCAGGACACCGAGTTTGTGGAGACCAGGCCTGCAGGGGACGGGACCTTCCAGAAGTGGGCGGCTGTGGTGGTGCCTTCTGGAGAGGAGCAGAGATACACCTGCCATGTGCAGCATGAGGGGCTGCCTGAGCCCCTCACACTGAGATGGG GTGAAAAAGGAGGGAGCTACACTCACGCTGCAA CCTGA
- the LOC131413871 gene encoding class I histocompatibility antigen, Gogo-OKO alpha chain-like isoform X4 yields the protein MRVTASQTLLLLLSGALALKAGFHSLRYFHTAVSRPGRGEPLHIAVGYVDDTQFVRFDSDAASPREEPRAPWMEQEGPEYWERNTQIYKDTAQTFRVDLNTLRGFYNQSEAGSHTLQWMYGCDVGSGGRLLRGYSQEAYDGKDYISLNEDLRSWTAADAAAQITLRKWEADGVAEDYRNYLEGTCVESLLSYVEKGKEILQRTDAPETYVTNHPISDLEVTLRCWALGFYPAEITLTWQRDGEDLTQDTEFVETRPAGDGTFQKWAAVVVPSGEEQRYTCHVQHEGLPEPLTLRWGPPLQSTIPIVVIIAGVDLYVVTEAVVVGAVIWRKKHSGEKGGSYTHAAT from the exons ATGCGGGTCACGGCGTCCCAAACTCTCCTCCTGCTGCTCTCGGGGGCCCTGGCCCTGAAGGCGG gctTCCACTCCCTGAGGTATTTCCACACCGCCGTGTCCCGGCCCGGCCGCGGGGAGCCCCTGCACATCGCCGTCGGCTACGTGGACGACACGCAGTTCGTGCGGTTCGACAGCGACGCCGCGAGTCCGAGGGAGGAGCCGcgggcgccgtggatggagcaggAGGGGCCGGAGTATTGGGAGCGGAACACGCAGATCTACAAGGACACCGCACAGACTTTCCGAGTGGACCTGAACACCCTGCGCGGCTTCTACAACCAGAGCGAGGCCG GGTCTCACACCCTCCAGTGGATGTACGGCTGCGACGTGGGGTCGGGCGGGCGCCTCCTCCGCGGATACAGTCAGGAAGCCTACGATGGCAAAGATTACATCTCCCTGAACGAGGACCTGCGCTCCTGGACCGCGGCGGACGCAGCGGCTCAGATCACCCTGCGCAAGTGGGAGGCTGACGGTGTGGCGGAGGACTACAGGAACTATCTGGAGGGCACCTGCGTGGAGTCGCTCCTCAGCTAcgtggagaaagggaaggagatcCTGCAGCGCACGG ACGCCCCAGAGACATATGTGACCAACCACCCCATCTCTGACCTTGAGGTCACCCTGAGGTGCTGGGCTTTGGGTTTCTACCCTGCGGAGATCACTCTGACCTGGCAGCGGGACGGGGAGGACCTGACCCAGGACACCGAGTTTGTGGAGACCAGGCCTGCAGGGGACGGGACCTTCCAGAAGTGGGCGGCTGTGGTGGTGCCTTCTGGAGAGGAGCAGAGATACACCTGCCATGTGCAGCATGAGGGGCTGCCTGAGCCCCTCACACTGAGATGGG GGCCACCTCTTCAGTCCACCATCCCCATTGTAGTCATCATTGCTGGCGTGGATCTCTATGTGGTCACTGAAGCTGTGGTGGTTGGAGCTGTGATCTGGAGGAAGAAGCACTCAG GTGAAAAAGGAGGGAGCTACACTCACGCTGCAA CCTGA
- the LOC131413871 gene encoding class I histocompatibility antigen, Gogo-OKO alpha chain-like isoform X3: protein MRVTASQTLLLLLSGALALKAGFHSLRYFHTAVSRPGRGEPLHIAVGYVDDTQFVRFDSDAASPREEPRAPWMEQEGPEYWERNTQIYKDTAQTFRVDLNTLRGFYNQSEAGSHTLQWMYGCDVGSGGRLLRGYSQEAYDGKDYISLNEDLRSWTAADAAAQITLRKWEADGVAEDYRNYLEGTCVESLLSYVEKGKEILQRTDAPETYVTNHPISDLEVTLRCWALGFYPAEITLTWQRDGEDLTQDTEFVETRPAGDGTFQKWAAVVVPSGEEQRYTCHVQHEGLPEPLTLRWGPPLQSTIPIVVIIAGVDLYVVTEAVVVGAVIWRKKHSGEKGGSYTHAASNNSALGSDVSLTAA, encoded by the exons ATGCGGGTCACGGCGTCCCAAACTCTCCTCCTGCTGCTCTCGGGGGCCCTGGCCCTGAAGGCGG gctTCCACTCCCTGAGGTATTTCCACACCGCCGTGTCCCGGCCCGGCCGCGGGGAGCCCCTGCACATCGCCGTCGGCTACGTGGACGACACGCAGTTCGTGCGGTTCGACAGCGACGCCGCGAGTCCGAGGGAGGAGCCGcgggcgccgtggatggagcaggAGGGGCCGGAGTATTGGGAGCGGAACACGCAGATCTACAAGGACACCGCACAGACTTTCCGAGTGGACCTGAACACCCTGCGCGGCTTCTACAACCAGAGCGAGGCCG GGTCTCACACCCTCCAGTGGATGTACGGCTGCGACGTGGGGTCGGGCGGGCGCCTCCTCCGCGGATACAGTCAGGAAGCCTACGATGGCAAAGATTACATCTCCCTGAACGAGGACCTGCGCTCCTGGACCGCGGCGGACGCAGCGGCTCAGATCACCCTGCGCAAGTGGGAGGCTGACGGTGTGGCGGAGGACTACAGGAACTATCTGGAGGGCACCTGCGTGGAGTCGCTCCTCAGCTAcgtggagaaagggaaggagatcCTGCAGCGCACGG ACGCCCCAGAGACATATGTGACCAACCACCCCATCTCTGACCTTGAGGTCACCCTGAGGTGCTGGGCTTTGGGTTTCTACCCTGCGGAGATCACTCTGACCTGGCAGCGGGACGGGGAGGACCTGACCCAGGACACCGAGTTTGTGGAGACCAGGCCTGCAGGGGACGGGACCTTCCAGAAGTGGGCGGCTGTGGTGGTGCCTTCTGGAGAGGAGCAGAGATACACCTGCCATGTGCAGCATGAGGGGCTGCCTGAGCCCCTCACACTGAGATGGG GGCCACCTCTTCAGTCCACCATCCCCATTGTAGTCATCATTGCTGGCGTGGATCTCTATGTGGTCACTGAAGCTGTGGTGGTTGGAGCTGTGATCTGGAGGAAGAAGCACTCAG GTGAAAAAGGAGGGAGCTACACTCACGCTGCAA GCAACAACAGTGCACTGGGTTCTGATGTGTCTCTCACAGCAG CCTGA